The stretch of DNA GCGGGCGGGATCGATGCCCTGTGGACCACCTCGTCCCCGGAGAGCGCGCATCTCGCGGGGCTCGCGCTCAAGCGCCGCTTCGGCATTCCGTGGGTCGCCGACTTCCGGGATCCGTGGGTGGGGCGGGTCACGTACCACCCACCGACGCGCTGGCACGACGCGCGCCACCGGGAGCTCGAGCGCGGGGTGGTCTCGTCCGCCGATCGCGTCACGCTCGTGAGCGACGCGATGGTCGCGCTCTACCGGAAGCGATATCGCGATCTGCCCGCGGAGCGGTTCCTCACGCTCCCCAACGGATACGACCCGGACGACTGGGCGCGCGCGGAACGGCTTCTCGACGCCCGGCCCTCCCAGGAGGAGCCGCGACGGCGCTTCGTGCTCCTCCACGCGGGACAGCTCGCCCACCGCCCGAGCGCGCGCACGCTGCTCGAGGCGGCCCGCATGCTGATCTCGGAGGACCCGCGCGTCGCCGAGGAGCTCACGATCCGCTTCCTCGGAGGCAACGAGGAGCTCCGCCCCGAGGAGTGGGAACGGCTCGGGCTCGGCCCCGTGATCGAGACCGTTCCCTCGCTCCCGCACATCGAAGCGCTCGCCGCCATGCGGCGGGCGGAAGCGCTGGTGCTGCTCGGGCACGGCGGGTCCGCGGACTCGCTCCTCTACACGGGGAAGATCTACGAATACCTGACGAGCCGGAGCCCGGTGCTCGGGCTCGTGGACCCGGGCCCGGCGGCGGACCTGATCCGGGACTCGGGAGCGGGCGAGGTCCGCCCGGCGGACGATGCCCGGGGAGCCGCCGAAGTCCTCCGCGCCTGGCTCGACGCCTGGCGGCGGGGGGAGGAAATTCCGGCCCGAACCCCGGAGTCGATGGCCCGGACCTGGGACCGGG from Candidatus Eisenbacteria bacterium encodes:
- a CDS encoding glycosyltransferase produces the protein MKRVLVLAYFFPPLGGGGVQRSLKLVRYLEPNGWASTVVTAREEDYWILDPTLLQEIPSTAEVVRVGGLTSLRLVRLLSRGDAGIERAQERRDRESFRKLRRAQSWLLIPDGYRPWAREAQRASVRRIAAGGIDALWTTSSPESAHLAGLALKRRFGIPWVADFRDPWVGRVTYHPPTRWHDARHRELERGVVSSADRVTLVSDAMVALYRKRYRDLPAERFLTLPNGYDPDDWARAERLLDARPSQEEPRRRFVLLHAGQLAHRPSARTLLEAARMLISEDPRVAEELTIRFLGGNEELRPEEWERLGLGPVIETVPSLPHIEALAAMRRAEALVLLGHGGSADSLLYTGKIYEYLTSRSPVLGLVDPGPAADLIRDSGAGEVRPADDARGAAEVLRAWLDAWRRGEEIPARTPESMARTWDRARIAEAAARLLTTLAEPVQA